In one window of Metasolibacillus fluoroglycofenilyticus DNA:
- a CDS encoding LysE family transporter has protein sequence MEQFLKFLLVGLAIAMPVGAITVEMTKQGLKNGFFHGWAVGLGGMTIDLMLIVALYLGFAQVLALPYVQMPLWIVGAGFLFLLAYDSIKNADQDISLAGEKVNKSLWKTYRNGFLVALSPGNLVFWVSVFGVVLADSYAADSSSFLIAAIGILVGILLHDIGLLSIVALTRKVMNRKMIQWTSIIAGVLLFGFACYFLYRFYVDIRVYI, from the coding sequence TTGGAGCAATTTTTAAAGTTTTTACTTGTTGGTCTAGCAATTGCTATGCCTGTTGGTGCTATTACTGTCGAAATGACAAAACAAGGATTGAAAAATGGCTTTTTCCACGGCTGGGCAGTTGGCTTAGGCGGTATGACGATTGACTTAATGTTAATCGTAGCGCTCTATTTAGGCTTTGCGCAAGTATTGGCACTACCATATGTACAAATGCCATTATGGATTGTTGGCGCAGGGTTTTTATTTTTATTGGCCTATGATTCGATTAAAAATGCTGACCAAGATATTTCATTGGCAGGAGAAAAGGTCAATAAATCATTATGGAAAACGTATCGCAATGGCTTTCTCGTGGCGTTATCCCCAGGTAATTTAGTATTTTGGGTATCTGTTTTTGGTGTTGTACTAGCAGATTCTTATGCGGCAGATTCTAGTAGCTTTTTAATTGCGGCTATAGGAATATTGGTAGGTATTTTATTACACGATATTGGCCTACTATCAATCGTTGCCCTAACACGTAAGGTGATGAACCGTAAAATGATTCAATGGACGTCGATTATTGCAGGCGTATTGTTGTTTGGCTTTGCTTGTTATTTTTTATACCGCTTCTATGTGGATATTAGAGTTTATATTTAA
- a CDS encoding S9 family peptidase, which translates to MKKKHFAAIIAATAITPAIVLPTMTYAEQPNFSDIVPSSPYASAINLLHDKGAITGFSDNTFRPQETITRQHVLVVLERLIELPSIREGKEFTDVSEKHSYYETIQNAYKAGLIDGQPDGNFNPNAPITRGQIAKILVQAFDLQATETTSFSDVPKSHWSYPYVQALSSNNITTTSNQFLLNEPLTRGQFALFLERILALNEMEESILPIGQWAGKIDIPQSPLSVILQIDADGKAYFSVPAQGLTNYPVSSLTTNKEQLQAVVDIAGTTMTIEGKIEEDRITANFSQNGMTFPLILTPYEPPAVTYEELAVPVENGRLKVALEMPKNATAQVPVAVIIAGSGPTTKDGNTVIGENNSLKMLAEGLAQQGIASIRFDKRGVGDNMELLKDEGDLRFTNYSQDVEQIIEFVQQDPRFSSVHLIGHSEGSLVGIIAAHTATVESLTSIAGAGRPIDEILFEQLAAQLPEPLLETASTILEQLKKGETVDNVPEDLYALFRPSVQPYLISWLKYDPAAKLAELKVPTLIIQGNNDLQITKVDAERLHTAKSDAEVLYFETMNHVLKDAPADRESNLATYANPTLPLTEGLVEKIATFILK; encoded by the coding sequence ATGAAGAAAAAACATTTTGCAGCAATCATTGCAGCAACAGCTATTACACCCGCTATTGTCCTACCGACAATGACGTATGCCGAGCAGCCAAACTTTAGTGACATTGTACCTTCAAGCCCTTATGCGAGCGCTATCAATCTACTGCATGATAAAGGCGCTATTACAGGTTTTTCTGACAACACATTTCGACCTCAAGAAACTATTACGCGCCAGCATGTATTAGTGGTATTAGAGCGCTTAATTGAGCTTCCTTCAATTAGAGAAGGAAAAGAATTTACTGATGTATCAGAGAAGCATTCTTATTATGAAACAATCCAAAATGCTTATAAGGCTGGCTTAATTGATGGACAACCTGATGGTAACTTCAATCCAAACGCACCTATTACTCGTGGGCAAATTGCAAAAATTTTAGTACAAGCATTTGATTTACAAGCAACCGAAACAACATCTTTTTCAGATGTTCCGAAATCCCATTGGAGCTATCCGTATGTACAGGCATTAAGCAGCAATAATATTACGACCACTTCCAATCAGTTTCTCTTAAACGAGCCGTTAACACGTGGACAATTCGCTCTGTTTTTAGAAAGAATATTAGCATTAAATGAAATGGAGGAAAGCATATTGCCAATCGGTCAATGGGCAGGGAAAATTGATATTCCACAAAGCCCACTATCGGTTATTTTACAAATTGATGCAGATGGAAAAGCATATTTTTCTGTACCAGCTCAAGGTTTAACAAACTATCCCGTTAGCTCACTCACAACTAATAAAGAGCAATTACAGGCGGTTGTCGATATTGCAGGAACGACTATGACCATTGAAGGGAAAATCGAAGAAGACCGCATTACAGCGAATTTTTCACAAAACGGAATGACCTTCCCTCTTATTTTAACGCCTTATGAGCCGCCTGCTGTCACATACGAGGAACTAGCAGTCCCTGTTGAAAATGGACGATTAAAAGTTGCATTAGAAATGCCTAAAAATGCGACTGCACAAGTGCCTGTAGCCGTTATTATTGCAGGCTCTGGTCCAACAACTAAGGACGGCAACACCGTTATAGGTGAAAACAACAGCTTAAAAATGCTAGCTGAAGGTTTAGCACAGCAAGGCATCGCATCTATTCGCTTTGATAAACGCGGTGTTGGAGATAATATGGAATTACTTAAAGATGAGGGCGATTTACGCTTTACAAATTACTCACAGGATGTCGAGCAAATTATTGAATTTGTTCAACAAGACCCTCGTTTCTCATCGGTCCATTTAATTGGTCATAGTGAAGGTTCATTAGTTGGCATTATCGCTGCGCATACAGCCACAGTTGAATCGCTGACATCAATTGCCGGCGCTGGTCGACCAATTGACGAAATTTTGTTTGAACAGCTAGCTGCACAATTGCCAGAGCCATTATTAGAAACGGCTTCAACTATTTTGGAGCAATTGAAAAAAGGTGAAACGGTAGATAATGTGCCAGAGGATTTATATGCTTTATTCCGCCCATCTGTACAGCCATATTTAATTTCTTGGTTAAAATACGACCCAGCAGCTAAACTAGCTGAATTAAAAGTGCCGACATTAATTATTCAAGGAAATAACGATTTACAAATAACAAAAGTAGACGCAGAGCGTTTACACACAGCAAAATCCGATGCAGAGGTTCTCTATTTTGAAACGATGAACCACGTATTAAAGGATGCACCAGCTGACCGCGAAAGTAATCTTGCAACATATGCAAACCCTACATTGCCATTAACTGAAGGGCTTGTAGAAAAAATCGCTACATTTATTTTAAAATAA
- a CDS encoding methyl-accepting chemotaxis protein: protein MKSIKKRLLFFTLGLLLVSSVLNASLAVWIVNTKSQEVLIEKAQEQVFEIAKQAETILNSEADPIPALQKFVDTKVQQDNVTYAIIIDKNVQAVAHSDLEKLGKIYEDEYTINGATKGVKQFTRWYAEVQGIWTYDIMEPIYKNGELYGVMDIAVPESGIKSIVDTVLIFQIIIGSVSFLVIGGLMWWIIDRIVRALKNLEATLQQTANLDFYENAELNRLANYRDEIGHMAKGISTMRSALRDITVNIQGTSNELVESSTALLQIADDTMQTTNEINLAINEIANSTEEQAHDTEKGAEQLDQLSSNIDRVIEHTEKIATMTAHIDDLSNQGVGTVQQLSIWSEKNRDSSQQVSAIVQEVDKTSSDISSIVNTITEIASQTNLLALNASIESARVGEAGKGFAVVADEIRKLSEQTSNATEDIKNKITAIQAISKSAVQEIKTSIEVVEQNAKAATDTSDIFNTIKAALDETIEVAHEVQHLSTEMTQSKEQIISVIHNISASAAETSAGTEQVSASAQEQLKSIETVSERARNLNIIADQLRKEVEKFTL, encoded by the coding sequence ATGAAAAGCATTAAGAAAAGACTACTTTTTTTCACTTTAGGCCTATTATTAGTTTCCTCAGTTCTCAATGCTAGCCTAGCCGTCTGGATAGTAAACACAAAGAGTCAGGAAGTACTGATTGAGAAAGCACAAGAACAAGTTTTTGAAATAGCTAAGCAAGCCGAAACGATTCTAAATTCTGAAGCTGATCCTATTCCCGCATTACAAAAATTTGTAGATACTAAAGTACAGCAGGACAATGTAACGTATGCAATTATTATTGATAAAAATGTTCAAGCTGTCGCGCATAGTGACCTTGAAAAACTAGGAAAAATATATGAAGACGAATATACAATCAACGGTGCTACTAAAGGTGTAAAGCAATTTACAAGGTGGTATGCAGAAGTTCAAGGTATATGGACTTATGATATTATGGAGCCCATTTACAAAAATGGAGAACTGTACGGTGTTATGGATATCGCTGTTCCTGAAAGCGGAATCAAATCTATCGTAGATACAGTTTTAATTTTTCAAATAATTATCGGTAGTGTTAGCTTTTTAGTTATTGGGGGGCTAATGTGGTGGATTATTGACCGCATCGTTCGAGCATTGAAAAACCTCGAAGCCACTTTACAGCAAACTGCTAACTTAGATTTCTATGAAAATGCAGAGTTAAATAGACTAGCAAATTATAGAGATGAAATTGGACATATGGCTAAGGGGATTTCAACAATGCGTTCGGCATTGAGAGATATAACGGTTAATATCCAAGGTACAAGTAATGAGCTAGTTGAATCATCGACTGCACTTTTACAAATTGCAGACGACACTATGCAAACAACCAATGAAATTAACCTAGCGATTAACGAAATTGCCAACTCTACAGAAGAGCAGGCACATGACACTGAAAAGGGCGCAGAGCAATTAGACCAACTTTCAAGTAATATTGATCGTGTGATTGAGCATACAGAGAAAATTGCCACAATGACAGCGCATATCGATGACTTAAGCAACCAAGGTGTAGGCACAGTTCAGCAGCTTTCTATATGGTCAGAAAAAAATCGAGACTCCTCACAGCAAGTTAGTGCTATCGTCCAAGAGGTGGATAAAACATCGTCAGACATTTCAAGTATAGTCAATACGATTACAGAAATTGCCTCGCAAACGAATTTACTTGCACTGAATGCATCAATTGAATCTGCTCGTGTCGGTGAAGCAGGAAAGGGATTTGCGGTTGTTGCAGATGAAATTCGAAAGCTGTCAGAACAAACCTCTAATGCAACTGAGGATATTAAAAATAAAATTACAGCAATTCAAGCTATTTCGAAAAGCGCTGTACAAGAAATTAAAACAAGTATTGAAGTCGTTGAGCAAAATGCGAAAGCTGCAACGGATACAAGCGATATTTTCAATACGATTAAAGCTGCATTAGACGAAACAATTGAGGTCGCTCATGAAGTTCAACATCTTTCAACAGAAATGACTCAAAGCAAGGAGCAAATCATTAGCGTCATTCATAATATTTCTGCCTCTGCCGCTGAAACATCTGCTGGCACAGAACAGGTTTCCGCTTCTGCTCAAGAACAACTAAAAAGCATTGAAACGGTATCCGAAAGGGCTCGCAACTTAAATATAATAGCTGATCAGCTAAGAAAAGAGGTAGAAAAGTTCACATTATAG
- a CDS encoding helix-turn-helix transcriptional regulator, with translation MKLGEKIRFRRTELQLTQQQLADKVFVTRQTISKWELEKSIPDTISLKLLENALDTKLSSVDVITQTKGVLKMKWLQNIIGVFLFGLLFLPFRMGAVFIRKGWSNPFIRFAVMPLFIVIYLLYIHSLNMKAFYLIVGLSIVIYLMTSAYFYSNSKNANAYEEN, from the coding sequence ATGAAGCTAGGAGAAAAAATTCGCTTCAGACGAACGGAATTACAGCTAACACAACAACAATTAGCAGACAAAGTATTTGTCACAAGGCAAACAATTTCTAAATGGGAATTAGAAAAAAGTATACCTGACACCATCTCATTAAAGCTATTAGAAAATGCCTTAGACACGAAGCTAAGTTCTGTTGATGTTATTACCCAAACGAAAGGAGTGCTGAAAATGAAATGGCTACAAAATATAATCGGGGTATTTCTTTTTGGTCTTTTATTTTTACCATTTAGAATGGGCGCTGTCTTTATACGAAAAGGATGGTCTAACCCTTTTATAAGATTTGCCGTCATGCCATTATTTATTGTTATTTATCTACTCTATATTCATTCGCTCAATATGAAAGCTTTTTACCTTATTGTAGGGCTTTCTATTGTGATTTATTTGATGACGAGTGCTTATTTTTATTCCAATAGTAAAAATGCCAACGCCTATGAAGAAAATTAA